The Halomicronema hongdechloris C2206 genome includes a window with the following:
- a CDS encoding response regulator produces the protein MPPSSPPSPPPARPSAVKILVVDDDKDTSAALAEALSQHHYQVSVAADGQTALSLAQTWNYDLILLDWLLPSLDGLSVCCELRSHGYQQPILLLTAKDAHADIVAGLDAGADDYVVKPYYLPELLARIRALLRRGNAITDTILHWGDLQLNPIAGEVTYQGQEIALTAKEYQLLELFLRNPQRVFSRSAIIERLWSFEDSPSDNAITVHIKGLRRKLRASGLQDDIIETVYGLGYRLKALPDPWPTPPSISSLTDDTDTRTIQTVLEQHRATFLHRVDTMQRQAQHLRQDATQTPLQSALHQEAHKLAGSLGCFGFPEGTQIARTLEQSLAAESPLADATLTQLLDRLDQLRAILHQPLPSTITAATKSTFSATPLEIPVLLISPNEELVQHIQQEVSPWDVQLMVTVDMEAARQSFASASPQLALLDLNDQPLATVLASVRELSRHMPVVGLLDQQTLEVRVKLIQAGAQAILQSVTPPSQILVTLVQVLNTGLRPAEHLLIVDDDLHILDHLHHILQPWGFHLGLLDHPTHFWTTLEDLVPDLLILDIEMPDISGIELCQAVRNHPHWHDLPVLFLSAHGDPEQIQQSFLAGADDFVRKPVIGPELVARILTRLEHTRSQRQLPYIDDLTGLSNRRRGTEDLQRLLRLAQRQQQEFSLALVAIDPLSACHHQHSHELGNHVLSYLGQLLQQRFRQEDVLCRWNSDTLVVGLYGISQPHARQRLLEVFTAFQQQHFQAEHHAIQAVCRAGLAIFPHHGQSVQTLYQAASAALGRAQATNQCLLLADASSQRLPMPQP, from the coding sequence ATGCCGCCATCGAGTCCCCCTTCTCCACCGCCAGCCCGGCCTTCAGCGGTAAAGATATTGGTGGTTGATGATGATAAAGACACCAGTGCTGCCCTGGCAGAGGCGCTGAGCCAGCATCACTATCAGGTGAGCGTTGCTGCCGATGGTCAGACGGCCCTGTCTCTAGCTCAGACTTGGAATTACGATCTGATTTTGCTGGATTGGCTGCTACCGTCCCTTGATGGCCTCAGTGTCTGTTGCGAGTTGCGATCGCACGGCTATCAACAACCCATCCTGCTGCTAACGGCCAAGGACGCCCACGCCGATATTGTGGCTGGCCTGGATGCCGGTGCCGATGACTACGTGGTGAAGCCTTACTATCTGCCCGAGCTCTTGGCTCGGATTCGGGCCTTGCTGCGCCGCGGCAACGCCATCACCGACACCATCCTCCACTGGGGCGACCTACAGCTCAACCCCATTGCCGGAGAAGTCACCTACCAGGGCCAAGAAATAGCCCTGACCGCCAAAGAATATCAACTGCTAGAACTCTTCCTGCGCAATCCCCAACGAGTCTTCAGCCGCAGCGCCATCATCGAGCGTCTCTGGAGCTTCGAAGACAGCCCCTCCGACAACGCCATCACAGTCCATATCAAAGGCCTGCGTAGGAAATTACGCGCCAGTGGCCTACAAGACGACATCATTGAAACCGTCTACGGCCTCGGCTACCGGCTCAAGGCCCTACCAGACCCCTGGCCCACTCCCCCCTCCATCTCGTCCCTGACAGATGATACCGATACCCGGACAATTCAAACGGTGCTAGAGCAGCACCGAGCCACCTTCCTCCATCGGGTAGACACCATGCAGCGTCAAGCCCAACACCTGCGCCAGGATGCAACTCAGACTCCCCTGCAATCAGCCCTCCATCAAGAAGCCCACAAACTCGCTGGCTCTTTGGGATGCTTTGGGTTTCCAGAAGGCACCCAGATCGCTCGCACCTTAGAGCAGTCCCTAGCAGCAGAGTCTCCCCTCGCCGATGCCACACTGACTCAGCTGCTCGACCGGCTCGACCAGCTGCGGGCCATCCTCCATCAGCCCCTACCCTCTACGATCACCGCCGCCACCAAATCGACCTTTTCTGCCACTCCCCTAGAAATCCCAGTCTTACTGATTAGCCCAAACGAGGAGTTGGTCCAGCACATCCAGCAGGAAGTCTCCCCCTGGGATGTCCAACTCATGGTAACGGTAGACATGGAAGCGGCCCGCCAGTCCTTCGCCAGTGCCTCGCCGCAATTGGCTCTGCTGGACTTAAATGATCAGCCCCTGGCCACCGTCTTGGCCTCGGTCCGGGAACTCAGCCGTCATATGCCTGTGGTGGGGTTACTCGACCAGCAGACCCTGGAGGTGCGGGTCAAACTCATCCAAGCTGGAGCCCAGGCCATCTTGCAGAGTGTAACTCCCCCCTCCCAAATCCTCGTCACCTTAGTGCAGGTCCTCAACACGGGCCTGCGACCGGCTGAACACCTGCTAATCGTCGATGACGATCTACACATCCTGGACCACCTACACCACATTCTGCAACCCTGGGGTTTCCACCTCGGCCTGCTAGATCATCCCACCCACTTCTGGACTACCCTAGAGGACCTCGTGCCAGACCTGCTGATTCTGGACATCGAAATGCCTGACATCAGTGGCATTGAGCTCTGCCAAGCAGTACGCAATCATCCCCACTGGCATGACCTGCCCGTCTTATTTCTCTCGGCCCACGGCGATCCCGAGCAAATTCAACAGAGCTTCTTAGCCGGAGCCGATGATTTTGTCCGCAAACCAGTCATTGGCCCAGAATTAGTAGCGCGTATTCTGACTCGCCTAGAACACACCCGCAGTCAACGGCAACTCCCCTATATAGATGACCTGACCGGCCTCAGTAACCGACGACGGGGCACAGAAGACCTGCAACGGCTACTGCGGCTGGCGCAGCGGCAACAACAAGAATTCTCCCTCGCCTTAGTTGCCATTGACCCCCTCTCTGCCTGCCATCATCAGCACAGCCATGAGCTAGGGAATCACGTACTGTCCTATCTCGGCCAATTACTACAACAGCGGTTTCGCCAAGAAGATGTCTTATGCCGTTGGAACAGCGATACCTTGGTAGTGGGGCTTTACGGCATCAGTCAACCCCATGCCCGACAACGACTTCTAGAGGTATTCACCGCCTTTCAGCAACAGCATTTCCAAGCCGAGCACCATGCCATTCAAGCGGTTTGCCGGGCCGGCCTGGCGATCTTTCCCCACCATGGCCAAAGCGTACAAACCCTCTACCAAGCAGCGA
- a CDS encoding ATP adenylyltransferase family protein, with amino-acid sequence MALSSPPPRASDRLWPRVQTQTQHALACGALQPIDTRYQFLEQAGMWFLVRILANLVRKERAKRQQPRDFNPFLPYEEDLFVANLSETHVCLLNKFNVVAHHILIITRAFEEQDSWLTLADFQALAVAMAEIDGLGFYNSGTRAGASQRHKHLQLVPLPLAPEAPAVPLNALIAEAMPAAVPDTVPSLPFQHRIVSLSLDWSQPMQAAARLLATYGALLTALGVSLQTPQPSAPYNLLLTHQWMMVVVRSQESYRSIPVNSLGFAGSLLVKNPDQLALLKAVGPMTLLRQVAYPANA; translated from the coding sequence ATGGCACTGTCGTCGCCTCCGCCCCGGGCATCGGATCGGCTCTGGCCCAGGGTTCAGACCCAGACCCAACATGCCCTTGCCTGCGGCGCGCTGCAGCCCATCGATACCCGATATCAGTTCTTAGAACAAGCGGGCATGTGGTTTCTAGTCAGGATTCTGGCCAATCTCGTCCGCAAAGAACGGGCTAAGCGGCAGCAGCCACGAGATTTCAATCCGTTTTTGCCTTATGAAGAGGATCTATTTGTCGCCAATCTCTCCGAGACCCATGTGTGCCTGCTCAATAAGTTCAATGTGGTAGCCCATCATATTTTGATCATCACTCGTGCCTTTGAAGAGCAGGATAGTTGGCTGACTTTGGCAGATTTTCAGGCGCTTGCAGTAGCCATGGCAGAGATCGACGGTCTCGGGTTCTACAATAGCGGCACCCGGGCAGGGGCGAGCCAGCGCCATAAGCATCTACAGCTGGTTCCCTTACCCCTAGCTCCCGAGGCCCCAGCGGTGCCACTCAATGCCTTGATTGCTGAGGCGATGCCGGCAGCAGTTCCAGATACGGTGCCCAGCTTGCCATTCCAGCATCGGATTGTCTCACTATCGCTCGACTGGAGTCAGCCCATGCAGGCTGCCGCTCGCTTACTGGCCACCTACGGGGCCTTGCTGACTGCCCTGGGGGTGTCGCTGCAGACGCCGCAACCGTCGGCCCCCTATAACCTATTGCTGACACACCAGTGGATGATGGTGGTGGTGCGATCGCAAGAGAGCTATCGCTCCATCCCCGTCAACTCCCTGGGGTTTGCCGGCTCTCTTCTGGTCAAAAACCCCGATCAACTGGCCCTGCTCAAGGCGGTGGGGCCGATGACCCTGCTCAGGCAAGTCGCCTATCCAGCCAATGCCTAG
- a CDS encoding CBS domain-containing protein, translated as MATSAPHLTPIVDGSIDRDPLMVGPTTSLIEVLALMSQTLSVQQQGVSQALISPGSRDRSSSVLVVENHRLMGIFTERDLVKLVAAQHSLAGVEVGQVMSSEVVVVAVEQLTDIFVPLDLMRRHHIRHLPVVDADYHPLGLITQRKLLQTLKPGTLLRFRPVADVMTPDVVQGPPTMTLLQVARLMRDRLVSCVVITAPVTQGINREPSAARTVGRTPVGIITERDLVQVKALEFDFEQIQAQVVMSTPLFLVRPEEMLLKAQTLMRERRLRRLVVADGDGQLRGILTQSSLLRVLTPGKLYNTVSQLEQRLVRLEAEKKALTVNQNAELEHQLEDQSHCLEQHLSYSNFLEQLSHQVWAATDLITLFKWAMADLNRLLRANRMLTYQFATANTGLVIAEAIQGPWTKLIGRFVEDPCFDEEVGDFYRQGHCRAIQDIYDIHLSDCHRSLLELLEVKAYIVVPLVVPVNPMAPPDGQMLWGLLMAQQCDSARAWDALELSLLRQVAILLAIAVQKLALMYKRPPQPIDANHPLVTATSLPAIALACSLE; from the coding sequence ATGGCAACATCTGCTCCTCATCTCACGCCTATTGTTGACGGCAGCATCGATCGAGACCCCTTGATGGTGGGGCCGACCACGTCGCTGATCGAGGTGTTGGCCCTCATGAGTCAAACCCTCAGCGTCCAGCAGCAAGGGGTATCTCAGGCGTTGATCTCGCCAGGGAGTCGCGATCGCAGCAGTAGTGTCTTGGTCGTTGAAAACCATCGCCTCATGGGAATTTTTACGGAGCGAGATCTGGTCAAACTAGTGGCTGCCCAGCATTCCCTGGCGGGAGTCGAGGTGGGGCAAGTCATGAGTTCAGAGGTGGTGGTGGTGGCGGTCGAGCAGCTGACGGATATTTTTGTGCCCCTAGACCTCATGCGTCGGCACCATATCCGGCATCTGCCAGTGGTAGACGCCGACTATCATCCCCTAGGACTGATTACCCAGCGAAAGCTGCTGCAGACCCTAAAACCCGGCACCTTGCTACGCTTTCGGCCGGTTGCCGATGTCATGACCCCTGATGTGGTGCAGGGGCCACCTACCATGACCCTGCTGCAGGTGGCCAGATTAATGCGAGATCGCCTAGTCAGCTGTGTGGTGATCACGGCGCCAGTGACTCAGGGGATTAACCGTGAACCGAGTGCCGCCCGGACGGTGGGGCGAACGCCCGTGGGCATCATCACCGAGCGGGACCTGGTGCAAGTAAAAGCCCTAGAGTTTGACTTCGAGCAGATTCAAGCTCAGGTGGTGATGAGTACCCCCCTTTTCTTAGTCAGACCTGAAGAGATGTTACTCAAGGCCCAGACCTTGATGCGAGAGCGTCGGCTGCGACGGCTAGTGGTGGCAGACGGCGATGGCCAATTGCGCGGTATCCTGACCCAGAGCAGTCTGTTGCGGGTGCTCACCCCTGGTAAGCTATACAACACTGTGAGTCAACTGGAGCAGCGCCTAGTCAGGCTAGAGGCCGAAAAGAAGGCCCTGACAGTGAATCAAAATGCTGAATTAGAGCATCAACTCGAGGATCAGAGCCACTGCTTGGAGCAGCATCTCAGTTACAGCAATTTCCTGGAGCAGCTGTCGCACCAAGTGTGGGCGGCAACCGATCTAATCACACTGTTTAAGTGGGCCATGGCCGATCTCAATCGCCTGTTGCGGGCCAACCGCATGCTGACCTATCAATTTGCCACGGCTAACACTGGGTTGGTGATTGCGGAAGCCATTCAAGGCCCCTGGACTAAATTGATTGGCCGCTTCGTCGAAGACCCCTGTTTTGACGAAGAAGTGGGGGATTTTTATCGCCAAGGTCACTGCCGGGCGATTCAAGATATTTATGATATCCACCTCAGTGATTGCCATCGCAGTCTCTTGGAGCTGCTTGAAGTCAAGGCGTATATCGTAGTGCCCCTAGTGGTGCCGGTGAATCCGATGGCACCGCCTGATGGTCAGATGCTGTGGGGCTTATTGATGGCCCAACAATGTGATAGTGCCCGGGCTTGGGATGCCCTTGAGTTGAGCCTCCTGAGGCAAGTGGCCATACTGCTGGCGATCGCGGTGCAAAAGTTAGCACTCATGTATAAGCGGCCGCCTCAACCGATTGATGCGAATCATCCCCTGGTGACTGCAACATCGCTACCGGCAATTGCCTTGGCGTGTTCCCTCGAGTAG
- a CDS encoding DUF6653 family protein: protein MTYGERIAQLFQMSDRVWQRHTNPWSVWSRYSSLPLLVLAGWSRFWWGWWALVPAGLVLLWIWLNPRLFPKPRSTHNWASKGVLGERVWLNQKQVPIPGHHRPVIAVTNLINAVGFVTCLWGIITLALWPTLLGLSWVILGKTWFIDRMVWLFEEMKAHPQYRDWLY from the coding sequence ATGACCTATGGCGAAAGAATTGCTCAGCTTTTCCAGATGAGCGATCGCGTCTGGCAGCGTCACACCAATCCCTGGAGTGTTTGGAGCCGCTATTCCAGTTTGCCGCTGCTGGTGCTGGCCGGGTGGAGCCGGTTCTGGTGGGGCTGGTGGGCGCTGGTGCCAGCGGGCCTAGTGCTGCTCTGGATTTGGCTGAACCCACGACTGTTTCCCAAACCTCGCAGCACCCACAACTGGGCCTCCAAAGGCGTGCTGGGTGAGCGAGTCTGGCTGAATCAAAAGCAGGTGCCGATTCCTGGCCATCATCGACCGGTGATTGCGGTCACGAATTTGATTAATGCCGTCGGGTTTGTGACATGCCTCTGGGGAATCATCACCCTGGCACTATGGCCAACGCTGCTGGGCCTATCCTGGGTGATTCTGGGGAAAACCTGGTTTATTGACCGCATGGTATGGCTCTTCGAAGAGATGAAAGCTCATCCCCAATACCGAGATTGGCTCTATTGA